One window from the genome of Pieris napi chromosome 12, ilPieNapi1.2, whole genome shotgun sequence encodes:
- the LOC125054720 gene encoding uncharacterized protein LOC125054720 isoform X1, which produces MSSCRRNDSESSEVDSCHGNDTGSKGIKKNPRERFRVGVCLLRIYSENDPRAHCYVSVDPYRRVRWLEQRLRDLLALTESFVLRSRGHLLPSAERLTILCPDDPVEVFPINTDVTKNVKPGNNSYVACEAHKSSIDAIDGGKSENGAGFEYSSLQHDGRKSKNGAGLEYSSLQHDGGKSENGAGLEYSSLQHDGGKSENGAGLEYSSLQHDGGISENGAGLEYSSLQHTRAQPEEKRESIQENENETDLESYKERALAILDNTLSQRTQSDEQDNIWIMEDYSNANNQRTKRKRVRRRRKNNCSSESNGNAWENTSTSGRAPRLVRALPNGLTI; this is translated from the exons ATGTCTTCCTGCAGAAGAAACGATTCTGAGAGTTCGGAAGTGGACAGCTGCCACGGCAATGACACAGGATCcaaaggaataaaaaaaaatccaaggGAACGGTTTCGTGTAGGAGTGTGTCTGCTTCGGATATATAGCGAGAACGATCCTCGAGCGCACTGCTATGTATCGGTGGATCCGTATCGCCGTGTCCGTTGGCTCGAACAACGGCTTCGTGACTTACTAGCCCTGACTGAATCCTTCGTGCTTCGCTCCCGTGGACATTTACTACCCAGCGCCGAGCGGCTCACTATCCTTTGTCCTGATGACCCCGTGGA AGTTTTTCCGATTAACACAGatgtaacaaaaaatgtaaaacctggcaat aattcTTATGTGGCATGTGAAGCTCACAAGTCTTCCATTGATGCAATTGACGGAGGGAAATCAGAAAATGGGGCCGGATTTGAATATTCCTCTTTACAACATGACGGAAGGAAATCAAAAAATGGGGCTGGATTAGAGTATTCCTCTTTACAACATGACGGAGGGAAATCAGAAAATGGGGCTGGATTAGAGTATTCCTCTTTACAACATGACGGAGGGAAATCAGAAAATGGGGCTGGATTAGAGTATTCCTCTTTACAACATGACGGAGGGATCTCAGAAAATGGTGCTGGATTAGAGTATTCCTCTTTACAACATACCAGAGCACAGCCTGAAGAAAAGAGAGAGTCCATTCAAGAGAACGAAAATGAAACAGATCTTGAATCTTATAAAGAAAGAGCACTAGCAATTTTAGATAATACATTGTCTCAAAGGACTCAAAGTGATGAACAGGATAACATTTGGATTATGGAGGATTATTCAAATGCCAACAACCAGCGTACAAAGCGAAAACGGGTACGTCGCAGACGAAAAAATAACTGTTCTTCAGAAAGTAATGGTAATGCTTGGGAAAATACTTCTACTTCTGGGCGCGCACCCCGTCTGGTACGCGCATTACCTAATGGACTTaccatataa
- the LOC125054484 gene encoding lens fiber major intrinsic protein-like, which translates to MATDENTQKGARAWAVMWWRALVAEVLATALLVGLGAAALLPPGAPLSHPALAFGFLVVALIEGFGGISGAHMNPAVTLAAAMAGRLPWTAALPYVVAQVVGATLGFGVLMLVSPAAFFANGPVGGTAPGSGVGVFGAALLEALLTGTLVLTAGGIWRAEDAGRVDPAASLKLGLVVAGLIYAGGPLTGASLNPARSFAPALLQGFTADHWVYWVGPLGGAAAASLLQRALSPPAPRPALPEDIPLHDKAEA; encoded by the exons ATGGCCACAGACG AAAACACGCAGAAAGGTGCGCGCGCGTGGGCGGTAATGTGGTGGCGCGCGCTTGTGGCCGAGGTGCTGGCCACAGCGTTGCTCGTGGGGCTCGGCGCTGCTGCTCTGCTGCCACCCGGTGCACCATTATCCCACCCTGCGCTAGCCTTCGGTTTCCTCGTCGTCGCCCTCATCGAGGGGTTCGGCGGTATTTCGGGTGCGCACATGAACCCGGCCGTAACGCTGGCGGCGGCGATGGCTGGGCGGCTACCGTGGACCGCGGCGCTACCTTACGTCGTAGCGCAAGTGGTGGGCGCCACGCTTGGATTCGGAGTGCTTATGCTGGTATCGCCGGCAGCGTTCTTTGCGAACGGGCCAGTGGGCGGAACAGCACCAGGATCCGGCGTGGGCGTGTTTGGCGCAGCGCTATTAGAGGCGCTCTTGACGGGAACATTGGTGTTGACGGCTGGTGGCATTTGGCGCGCAGAAGATGCGGGTCGTGTCGATCCTGCGGCGTCCTTGAAGCTTGGTCTGGTAGTGGCAGGCCTAATTTACGCAGGCGGGCCTCTCACGGGCGCCAGTCTTAATCCTGCCCGTAGCTTTGCTCCTGCACTCTTGCAGGGTTTCACTGCCGACCATTGG GTATACTGGGTCGGTCCGCTAGGTGGCGCAGCGGCAGCTTCTCTCCTTCAGCGCGCTCTTAGCCCGCCCGCACCGCGTCCTGCCCTCCCCGAAGACATACCCTTACACGACAAAGCAGAGGCATAA
- the LOC125054720 gene encoding uncharacterized protein LOC125054720 isoform X2, whose amino-acid sequence MSSCRRNDSESSEVDSCHGNDTGSKGIKKNPRERFRVGVCLLRIYSENDPRAHCYVSVDPYRRVRWLEQRLRDLLALTESFVLRSRGHLLPSAERLTILCPDDPVEVFPINTDVTKNVKPGNNSYVACEAHKSSIDAIDGGKSENGAGFEYSSLQHDGRKSKNGAGLEYSSLQHDGGKSENGAGLEYSSLQHDGGKSENGAGLEYSSLQHTRAQPEEKRESIQENENETDLESYKERALAILDNTLSQRTQSDEQDNIWIMEDYSNANNQRTKRKRVRRRRKNNCSSESNGNAWENTSTSGRAPRLVRALPNGLTI is encoded by the exons ATGTCTTCCTGCAGAAGAAACGATTCTGAGAGTTCGGAAGTGGACAGCTGCCACGGCAATGACACAGGATCcaaaggaataaaaaaaaatccaaggGAACGGTTTCGTGTAGGAGTGTGTCTGCTTCGGATATATAGCGAGAACGATCCTCGAGCGCACTGCTATGTATCGGTGGATCCGTATCGCCGTGTCCGTTGGCTCGAACAACGGCTTCGTGACTTACTAGCCCTGACTGAATCCTTCGTGCTTCGCTCCCGTGGACATTTACTACCCAGCGCCGAGCGGCTCACTATCCTTTGTCCTGATGACCCCGTGGA AGTTTTTCCGATTAACACAGatgtaacaaaaaatgtaaaacctggcaat aattcTTATGTGGCATGTGAAGCTCACAAGTCTTCCATTGATGCAATTGACGGAGGGAAATCAGAAAATGGGGCCGGATTTGAATATTCCTCTTTACAACATGACGGAAGGAAATCAAAAAATGGGGCTGGATTAGAGTATTCCTCTTTACAACATGACGGAGGGAAATCAGAAAATGGGGCTGGATTAGAGTATTCCTCTTTACAACATGACGGAGGGAAATCAGAAAATGGGGCTGGATTAGAGTATTCCTCTTTACAAC ATACCAGAGCACAGCCTGAAGAAAAGAGAGAGTCCATTCAAGAGAACGAAAATGAAACAGATCTTGAATCTTATAAAGAAAGAGCACTAGCAATTTTAGATAATACATTGTCTCAAAGGACTCAAAGTGATGAACAGGATAACATTTGGATTATGGAGGATTATTCAAATGCCAACAACCAGCGTACAAAGCGAAAACGGGTACGTCGCAGACGAAAAAATAACTGTTCTTCAGAAAGTAATGGTAATGCTTGGGAAAATACTTCTACTTCTGGGCGCGCACCCCGTCTGGTACGCGCATTACCTAATGGACTTaccatataa
- the LOC125054347 gene encoding brahma-associated protein of 60 kDa has translation MAQRFPAGGPSAAPSSPMPQQRYPGPAQPQPPSAMPPRPYTQPNFPQRSGFTPPPAGAGPVGGGNVRVAYAGAGAAAAPPPAPYGGAPPRPAAPPAPTKRPPDARPPLPPQQRPQHYAGEGYGAGGKRKKRLADKILPQKVRDLVPESQAYMDLLTFERKLDATIMRKRLDIQEALKRPMKQKRKLRIFISNTFYPGQGENAVASWELRVEGRLLDDSKGDPNKVKRKFSSFFKSLVIELDKELYGPDNHLVEWHRTLSTQETDGFQVKRPGYKNVRCTILLLLDYQPLQFKLDGRLARLLGVHTQARPVIVNALWQYVHTHRLQDPREREYVLCDKYLEQIFGCPRLKLAEIPARLAPLLHAPDPIVINHLISVEPPHDAKQTACYDIDVEVDDTLKAQMNAFLLSTANQHEIQGLDAKIHETVDTINQLKTNREFFLSFGKDPQQFTQKWLLSQARDLKTLSGGGGGNPEEERRAAFYAQPWSGEGAARYLHHRLAARRKDLDAALHPVHPMHPAHLTRL, from the exons ATGGCACAAAGGTTTCCAGCTGGGGGGCCGAGCGCGGCGCCATCGAGCCCCATGCCTCAGCAACGTTACCCAGGACCTGCTCAGCCACAGCCTCCTTCCGCTATGCCTCCCAGACCCTATACGCAACCTAACTTTCCA CAACGAAGCGGTTTCACTCCACCGCCAGCTGGTGCAGGCCCTGTGGGCGGCGGTAACGTCAGAGTAGCGTACGCCGGGGCAGGAGCTGCAGCTGCTCCACCGCCTGCACCGTACGGGGGTGCTCCTCCGCGTCCCGCCGCACCGCCCGCCCCTACCAAGCGACCGCCCGATGCCCGCCCGCCCTTGCCGCCGCAGCAACGCCCTCAGCATTATGCAGG TGAGGGTTACGGAGCCGGCGGTAAACGCAAAAAACGATTGGCGGACAAGATATTGCCGCAGAAGGTGCGCGACCTGGTACCTGAGTCTCAAGCCTACATGGATCTGCTGACTTTTGAGCGCAAGTTGGATGCAACTATTATGCGCAAGCGTCTTGACATTCAGGAGGCTCTCAAACGCCCAATGAAACAAAAACGCAAGCTGCGTATCTTCATTTCCAATACATTCTATCCAG GTCAGGGCGAGAACGCGGTGGCCTCGTGGGAGCTCCGCGTGGAAGGCCGACTGCTCGACGACTCTAAAGGTGATCCTAACAAAGTGAAGCGCAAGTtctcatcatttttcaaaTCGCTCGTGATCGAGCTGGACAAGGAGCTCTACGGGCCAGACAATCACTTGGTAGAGTGGCACCGCACGCTCAGCACCCAGGAGACGGACGGGTTCCAGGTGAAGCGGCCCGGCTACAAGAACGTGCGCTGCACTATTCTGCTGCTGCTAGACTACCAGCCGTTGCAGTTCAAGCTGGACGGGCGGCTGGCCCGGCTGCTGGGCGTGCACACGCAGGCGAGGCCCGTCATCGTCAACGCCCTGTGGCAGTACGTGCACACGCACCGCTTGCAGGACCCGCGTGAGCGCGAGTACGTGCTCTGCGATAAGTATCTCGAGCAGATCTTCGGCTGCCCGCGCCTCAAACTGGCCGAGATCCCGGCGCGCCTGGCTCCCCTCCTTCACGCGCCCGACCCTATCGTCATCAACCACCTCATCTCGGTGGAGCCGCCGCACGACGCCAAGCAGACCGCCTGCTACGACATCGACGTCGAGGTCGACGACACGCTCAAGGCGCAGATGAACGCCTTCCTGCTCTCCACCGCCAACCAGCATGAGATCCAGGGGCTCGACGCCAAGATCCACGAGACGGTCGACACGATCAACCAGCTCAAGACCAACCGCGAGTTCTTCCTCAGTTTCGGCAAGGACCCGCAGCAGTTCACGCAGAAGTGGCTGTTGAGTCAGGCGCGAGATCTGAAGACGCTGAGCGGCGGCGGCGGGGGCAACCCTGAAGAGGAGAGAAGGGCCGCGTTCTACGCGCAGCCCTGGAGCGGCGAAGGGGCCGCGCGCTACTTGCATCATCGCCTCGCAGCGCGTCGCAAGGACCTAGATGCGGCCTTGCACCCTGTGCATCCGATGCACCCGGCCCATCTCACCCGCCTCTGA
- the LOC125054485 gene encoding ubiquitin-conjugating enzyme E2 S → MSNVENVCPQVLRGVARELRRLAANPPSGIKLLLRDDDLTDVVALIDGPAETPYAGGVFRVRLVLGREFPTVPPRAYFLTRVFHPNVSSAGEVCVNTLKRDWRPELGLEHALLAVKCLLIAPNPDSALNADAAALLRDRYDDYFARAKLYTDIHARPDAASGLAHASATNEPSDAAPRAKRERRAQPPLAKDKRRILKRL, encoded by the exons ATGTCGAATGTGGAAAACGTGTGCCCGCAGGTGCTGCGCGGCGTGGCGCGCGAATTACGGCGCCTGGCTGCCAACCCACCTTCTGGCATCAAGCTGCTGCTGCGTGACGACGACCTCACCGACGTTGTTGCCCTCATCGACGGACCCG CAGAGACACCTTACGCTGGCGGCGTATTCCGAGTGCGGCTGGTCTTAGGCAGAGAGTTCCCTACAGTGCCTCCACGCGCGTACTTCCTCACTCGTGTCTTCCACCCTAACGTATCATCGGCTGGTGAGGTCTGTGTGAACACACTGAAGCGCGACTGGCGTCCTGAATTAGGGCTTGAGCACGCACTACTCGCAGTCAAATGCCTACTGATCGCGCCCAACCCTGATTCAGCGCTGAATGCTGACGCGGCAGCGTTACTCCGCGATAGGTACGACGATTACTTCGCTCGAGCAAAGCTCTATACCGACATTCACGCGCGTCCAGACGCGGCCTCCGGCCTAGCGCATGCCTCTGCAACAAACGAACCTTCTGACGCTGCCCCCCGAGCGAAGCGTGAGCGCCGAGCCCAACCACCTCTCGCCAAAGACAAGAGACGCATCCTCAAAAGATTATGA
- the LOC125054348 gene encoding aquaporin-like isoform X1, whose protein sequence is MSSHLQPGDEQDLAGEYTTIGTKDEGVETWRILTSELVATAMLVFLSCLPACGESSPLLTRAVAAGLTVALLVQCFDHVSGAHMNPAITLAAVLSGRVSMARGVGMMVAQAIGAISGALAAVMLNNRKSSYCVTMPNGVVWRAAAVEAVCTCCLTLANLSAWDIRNRRWHDSWPLRVGLAVSALTLAAGEISGASFNPLRSFAPALLSAHWDHHWVYWVGPLGGASGATALYVALWRLH, encoded by the exons ATGTCTTCCCACCTGCAACCTGGCGATGAACAAG ACTTGGCAGGTGAATACACCACTATTGGTACGAAGGATGAAGGGGTAGAAACTTGGCGCATACTCACAAGCGAGCTGGTGGCAACCGCGATGCTGGTATTCCTGTCCTGCCTGCCAGCGTGTGGTGAATCCTCACCGCTGCTGACCCGCGCAGTTGCTGCAGGCCTTACCGTGGCGCTTCTCGTTCAGTGCTTCGACCATGTATCGGGGGCGCACATGAATCCTGCCATCACGCTGGCGGCAGTGTTGAGTGGACGTGTTAGTATGGCGCGTGGTGTAGGAATGATGGTAGCTCAAGCAATTGGTGCGATATCTGGCGCATTAGCGGCAGTGATGTTAAACAATCGCAAATCCTCTTACTGTGTTACGATGCCAAATGGAGTAGTATGGCGTGCAGCGGCTGTAGAAGCAGTATGTACTTGCTGTCTGACTCTGGCCAACCTGAGCGCCTGGGACATCCGTAACCGACGTTGGCACGACTCGTGGCCATTACGTGTTGGCCTTGCTGTTTCGGCGTTAACACTTGCCGCG GGTGAAATATCTGGGGCCAGCTTCAACCCGCTCCGGAGCTTCGCGCCCGCTCTGCTCTCTGCCCACTGGGACCATCATTGG GTTTATTGGGTTGGACCGCTAGGTGGAGCGTCGGGCGCTACGGCCCTTTATGTTGCCTTATGGCGGCTTCACTGA
- the LOC125054720 gene encoding uncharacterized protein LOC125054720 isoform X3, protein MSSCRRNDSESSEVDSCHGNDTGSKGIKKNPRERFRVGVCLLRIYSENDPRAHCYVSVDPYRRVRWLEQRLRDLLALTESFVLRSRGHLLPSAERLTILCPDDPVEVFPINTDVTKNVKPGNNSYVACEAHKSSIDAIDGGKSENGAGFEYSSLQHDGRKSKNGAGLEYSSLQHDGGKSENGAGLEYSSLQHTRAQPEEKRESIQENENETDLESYKERALAILDNTLSQRTQSDEQDNIWIMEDYSNANNQRTKRKRVRRRRKNNCSSESNGNAWENTSTSGRAPRLVRALPNGLTI, encoded by the exons ATGTCTTCCTGCAGAAGAAACGATTCTGAGAGTTCGGAAGTGGACAGCTGCCACGGCAATGACACAGGATCcaaaggaataaaaaaaaatccaaggGAACGGTTTCGTGTAGGAGTGTGTCTGCTTCGGATATATAGCGAGAACGATCCTCGAGCGCACTGCTATGTATCGGTGGATCCGTATCGCCGTGTCCGTTGGCTCGAACAACGGCTTCGTGACTTACTAGCCCTGACTGAATCCTTCGTGCTTCGCTCCCGTGGACATTTACTACCCAGCGCCGAGCGGCTCACTATCCTTTGTCCTGATGACCCCGTGGA AGTTTTTCCGATTAACACAGatgtaacaaaaaatgtaaaacctggcaat aattcTTATGTGGCATGTGAAGCTCACAAGTCTTCCATTGATGCAATTGACGGAGGGAAATCAGAAAATGGGGCCGGATTTGAATATTCCTCTTTACAACATGACGGAAGGAAATCAAAAAATGGGGCTGGATTAGAGTATTCCTCTTTACAACATGACGGAGGGAAATCAGAAAATGGGGCTGGATTAGAGTATTCCTCTTTACAAC ATACCAGAGCACAGCCTGAAGAAAAGAGAGAGTCCATTCAAGAGAACGAAAATGAAACAGATCTTGAATCTTATAAAGAAAGAGCACTAGCAATTTTAGATAATACATTGTCTCAAAGGACTCAAAGTGATGAACAGGATAACATTTGGATTATGGAGGATTATTCAAATGCCAACAACCAGCGTACAAAGCGAAAACGGGTACGTCGCAGACGAAAAAATAACTGTTCTTCAGAAAGTAATGGTAATGCTTGGGAAAATACTTCTACTTCTGGGCGCGCACCCCGTCTGGTACGCGCATTACCTAATGGACTTaccatataa
- the LOC125054348 gene encoding aquaporin-like isoform X2 — MSSHLQPGDEQGEYTTIGTKDEGVETWRILTSELVATAMLVFLSCLPACGESSPLLTRAVAAGLTVALLVQCFDHVSGAHMNPAITLAAVLSGRVSMARGVGMMVAQAIGAISGALAAVMLNNRKSSYCVTMPNGVVWRAAAVEAVCTCCLTLANLSAWDIRNRRWHDSWPLRVGLAVSALTLAAGEISGASFNPLRSFAPALLSAHWDHHWVYWVGPLGGASGATALYVALWRLH; from the exons ATGTCTTCCCACCTGCAACCTGGCGATGAACAAG GTGAATACACCACTATTGGTACGAAGGATGAAGGGGTAGAAACTTGGCGCATACTCACAAGCGAGCTGGTGGCAACCGCGATGCTGGTATTCCTGTCCTGCCTGCCAGCGTGTGGTGAATCCTCACCGCTGCTGACCCGCGCAGTTGCTGCAGGCCTTACCGTGGCGCTTCTCGTTCAGTGCTTCGACCATGTATCGGGGGCGCACATGAATCCTGCCATCACGCTGGCGGCAGTGTTGAGTGGACGTGTTAGTATGGCGCGTGGTGTAGGAATGATGGTAGCTCAAGCAATTGGTGCGATATCTGGCGCATTAGCGGCAGTGATGTTAAACAATCGCAAATCCTCTTACTGTGTTACGATGCCAAATGGAGTAGTATGGCGTGCAGCGGCTGTAGAAGCAGTATGTACTTGCTGTCTGACTCTGGCCAACCTGAGCGCCTGGGACATCCGTAACCGACGTTGGCACGACTCGTGGCCATTACGTGTTGGCCTTGCTGTTTCGGCGTTAACACTTGCCGCG GGTGAAATATCTGGGGCCAGCTTCAACCCGCTCCGGAGCTTCGCGCCCGCTCTGCTCTCTGCCCACTGGGACCATCATTGG GTTTATTGGGTTGGACCGCTAGGTGGAGCGTCGGGCGCTACGGCCCTTTATGTTGCCTTATGGCGGCTTCACTGA